Proteins encoded by one window of Streptomyces sp. LX-29:
- a CDS encoding ferritin-like fold-containing protein, translating into METPDKPENTIADAGKSADAGQPTATGIAAQDWAQASADPQYRAAVVDLLGALTYGELAAFERLAEDAKLAPTLDDKAELAKMASAEFHHFEQLRDRLAAIGEEPTEAMQPFAAALDEFHRQTAPSDWLEGLVKAYVGDSIASDFYREVAVRLDADTRALVLSVLDDTGHASFAVEKVRAAIEAEPRVGGRLALWARRLMGEALSQAQRVVADRDALSTMLVGGVADGFDLAEVGRMFSRITEAHTKRMAALGLAA; encoded by the coding sequence ATGGAGACGCCTGACAAGCCAGAGAACACCATCGCCGACGCCGGGAAGTCCGCCGACGCCGGGCAGCCCACGGCCACCGGCATCGCCGCCCAGGACTGGGCGCAGGCTTCCGCCGACCCGCAGTACCGGGCCGCCGTGGTGGACCTGCTCGGTGCCCTGACCTACGGCGAGCTGGCCGCCTTCGAGCGGCTGGCGGAGGACGCCAAGCTGGCGCCGACGCTGGACGACAAGGCCGAGCTGGCGAAGATGGCCTCCGCCGAGTTCCACCACTTCGAGCAGCTGCGGGACCGGCTGGCCGCGATCGGCGAGGAGCCGACCGAGGCCATGCAGCCCTTCGCGGCGGCGCTGGACGAGTTCCACCGTCAGACCGCACCCTCCGACTGGCTGGAGGGCCTGGTCAAGGCGTACGTCGGCGACTCGATCGCCAGCGACTTCTACCGCGAGGTGGCGGTACGGCTGGACGCCGACACCCGCGCGCTGGTGCTGAGCGTGCTGGACGACACCGGCCACGCGAGCTTCGCCGTGGAGAAGGTGCGGGCAGCGATCGAGGCGGAGCCGCGGGTCGGCGGGCGGCTGGCGCTGTGGGCGCGGCGACTGATGGGGGAGGCCCTGTCGCAGGCCCAGCGGGTGGTCGCGGACCGCGACGCGCTGTCGACGATGCTCGTGGGCGGCGTGGCGGACGGGTTCGACCTCGCGGAGGTCGGCCGGATGTTCTCGCGGATCACCGAGGCCCACACCAAGCGGATGGCCGCGCTGGGCCTGGCGGCCTGA
- a CDS encoding alpha/beta hydrolase, which yields MSTPPTLTLPPCAGAYRLETARGSFAVHDARPVPGAGPVRGTALLVPGFTGSKEDFIALLEPLAAAGFRAVAVDGRGQHESGGPRDEAAYAQDELARDVLAQAAALGGGRVHVLGHSLGGLIVRAAVLRDPAPFASVTLMSSGPAAISTPQQARTKLLLDALAVLDMEAVWQAMRELDPPEAAESGTPADIREFLHRRWLGTVPEQLMATGRQLLSEPDRVAELSEAPLPKHVLSGEADYAWPVPLMDAMAERLAAHRTVIAGADHSPNAERPRDTAQALSRFWQGVSADG from the coding sequence ATGAGCACACCGCCCACCCTCACGCTCCCTCCGTGCGCCGGCGCCTACCGGCTGGAGACGGCGCGCGGATCGTTCGCCGTGCACGACGCGCGCCCCGTCCCGGGGGCCGGGCCGGTGCGCGGCACGGCGCTGCTGGTGCCCGGCTTCACCGGGAGCAAGGAAGACTTCATCGCGCTCCTGGAGCCGCTGGCCGCCGCGGGCTTCCGCGCGGTCGCGGTCGACGGGCGCGGCCAGCACGAGAGCGGCGGTCCCCGGGACGAGGCCGCGTACGCACAGGACGAGCTGGCCCGGGACGTCCTGGCGCAGGCCGCCGCGCTCGGCGGCGGGCGGGTGCATGTGCTGGGGCACTCGCTGGGCGGGCTGATCGTGCGCGCCGCCGTGCTGCGCGACCCCGCCCCGTTCGCCTCGGTCACCCTGATGAGCTCGGGGCCGGCCGCCATCTCCACTCCCCAACAGGCCCGGACGAAGCTGCTGCTGGACGCGCTCGCCGTACTCGACATGGAGGCGGTCTGGCAGGCGATGCGCGAACTCGACCCGCCGGAGGCCGCCGAGTCGGGCACGCCCGCGGACATCCGGGAGTTCCTGCACCGCCGCTGGCTGGGCACCGTACCCGAGCAACTGATGGCCACCGGGCGGCAGTTGCTGTCCGAGCCGGATCGGGTGGCGGAGCTGTCGGAGGCGCCACTGCCCAAGCACGTGCTCTCCGGAGAGGCCGACTACGCCTGGCCGGTACCGCTGATGGACGCGATGGCCGAGCGGCTGGCGGCGCACCGCACGGTGATCGCGGGTGCGGATCACTCCCCCAACGCGGAGCGGCCGCGCGACACGGCCCAGGCGCTGTCCCGCTTCTGGCAGGGTGTCAGCGCGGACGGCTGA
- a CDS encoding NYN domain-containing protein, whose product MNHVTPSGQPQPSAQPDLSGIVAALDRTNELLQRVLAEVATTPSTHAIFVDAGYVYAATGRLVAGTEDRRAFELDAEGLIEAFIDKARMIFPDSRLLRVYWYDGARRRIHTAEQQGIAELPDVKVRLGNLNANNQQKGVDSLIRNDLESLARHRAIGDAVLIGGDEDLVSAVEAAQGYGARVHLWGIEAVEGRNQAEPLLWEVDSQRIFDLDFCKPYLTRRAVGYEPHGEQPGGGAVPPRDEVRFVGAQVAAQWLSSRGREALADLLPGRPYLPGSVDQELLIEAEQLLRLSLRAHADLRRALRDGFWEHLQAQY is encoded by the coding sequence ATGAATCACGTCACGCCTTCGGGCCAGCCGCAGCCCTCCGCGCAGCCGGACCTCAGCGGGATCGTCGCCGCGCTCGACCGCACCAACGAGCTGCTGCAACGGGTGCTCGCCGAGGTCGCGACCACGCCCTCCACCCATGCGATATTCGTCGACGCGGGGTATGTCTACGCGGCGACCGGTCGGCTGGTGGCGGGCACGGAGGACCGCAGAGCCTTCGAGCTGGACGCCGAGGGGCTGATCGAGGCGTTCATCGACAAGGCCCGCATGATCTTCCCGGACAGCAGACTGCTGCGGGTCTACTGGTACGACGGCGCCCGGCGGCGCATCCACACCGCCGAGCAGCAGGGCATCGCCGAGCTCCCCGACGTCAAGGTCAGGCTCGGCAACCTCAACGCCAACAACCAGCAGAAGGGCGTCGACTCCCTCATCCGCAACGACCTCGAATCGCTCGCCCGGCACCGCGCCATCGGCGACGCCGTGCTGATCGGCGGGGATGAGGACCTGGTCTCCGCCGTCGAGGCCGCGCAGGGCTACGGCGCGCGGGTGCACCTGTGGGGCATCGAGGCCGTCGAGGGGCGGAACCAGGCCGAGCCCCTGTTGTGGGAGGTCGACAGCCAGCGCATCTTCGACCTCGACTTCTGCAAGCCGTACCTCACCCGCCGCGCGGTGGGCTACGAGCCGCACGGCGAGCAACCCGGCGGCGGGGCGGTGCCGCCCCGAGACGAGGTGCGGTTCGTCGGCGCCCAGGTCGCGGCCCAGTGGCTCTCCTCGCGCGGTCGCGAGGCGCTCGCCGACCTGCTCCCGGGTCGGCCCTATCTGCCCGGCTCGGTCGACCAGGAGCTGCTCATCGAGGCCGAGCAGTTGCTGCGGCTCTCCCTGCGCGCCCACGCCGACCTGCGGCGCGCGCTGCGCGACGGCTTCTGGGAGCACCTCCAGGCGCAGTACTGA
- a CDS encoding MarC family protein, translated as MFDTAIFGSLFLTLFVIMDPPGITPIFLALTSGRPVKTQRKMAWQAASVAFGVIAVFGVAGQQILDYLHVSVPALMIAGGLLLLLIALDLLTGKSEEPTQTKDVNAALVPLGMPLLAGPGAIVSVILAVQNADGVSGQISVWAAIVAMHVVLWLTMRYSLLIIRVIKDGGVVLVTRLAGMMLSALAVQQIINGVTQVIQSS; from the coding sequence GTGTTCGACACCGCCATTTTCGGATCCCTCTTTCTCACCCTTTTTGTCATCATGGACCCGCCCGGGATCACGCCGATCTTCCTGGCGTTGACCTCCGGGCGTCCGGTCAAGACGCAGCGCAAGATGGCCTGGCAGGCGGCCTCGGTCGCCTTCGGCGTCATCGCCGTCTTCGGCGTGGCGGGCCAGCAGATCCTCGACTACCTGCATGTCTCGGTCCCGGCGCTGATGATCGCGGGCGGACTGCTGCTCCTGCTCATCGCGCTCGACCTGCTCACCGGGAAGTCCGAGGAGCCGACGCAGACGAAGGACGTGAACGCCGCGCTGGTGCCGCTGGGCATGCCGCTGCTGGCCGGTCCCGGCGCCATCGTCTCGGTGATCCTCGCCGTCCAGAACGCGGACGGCGTCAGCGGTCAGATCTCCGTGTGGGCGGCGATCGTGGCGATGCACGTGGTGCTGTGGCTGACCATGCGCTACTCGCTGCTGATCATCCGGGTGATCAAGGACGGCGGCGTGGTGCTGGTCACCCGTCTGGCGGGCATGATGCTCTCGGCGCTGGCGGTGCAGCAGATCATCAACGGCGTCACCCAGGTGATCCAGTCGTCCTGA
- a CDS encoding PHP domain-containing protein, protein MRIDLHTHSTASDGTDTPAELVRAASAAGLDVVALTDHDTVAGHDEAKAALPPGLTLVTGAELSCRLDGVSLHMLAYLFDPYEPELARERELVRDDRVPRAQGMVAKLRELGVPITWERVAEIAGIPSGRSGGTSDGVAVGRPHVATAMVELGVVASVSDAFTSDWLADGGRAYVEKHELDPFDAIRLIKGAGGVAVFAHPLAVKRGQCVPESAIAELAAAGLDGIEIDHMEHDEATRARLRGLAADFNLLATGSSDYHGSRKTCRLGEYTTDPEIYGEITRRATGAFPVPGTGG, encoded by the coding sequence GTGCGCATCGATCTGCACACCCACTCCACGGCGTCGGACGGCACGGACACCCCCGCCGAACTGGTGCGCGCCGCCTCCGCGGCCGGGCTGGACGTCGTCGCCCTCACCGACCACGACACGGTCGCCGGCCACGACGAGGCCAAGGCCGCGCTGCCGCCCGGGCTGACCCTGGTCACCGGAGCCGAGCTGTCCTGCCGACTCGACGGCGTGAGCCTGCACATGCTGGCGTACCTCTTCGACCCGTACGAGCCCGAGCTGGCCCGCGAGCGCGAGCTGGTGCGCGACGACCGGGTGCCGCGCGCCCAGGGCATGGTCGCCAAGCTGCGGGAGCTGGGGGTGCCGATCACCTGGGAGCGGGTCGCCGAGATCGCCGGTATCCCGAGCGGGCGGAGCGGCGGCACATCGGACGGGGTGGCCGTCGGACGTCCGCACGTCGCCACCGCCATGGTGGAGCTGGGCGTGGTGGCGAGCGTCTCGGACGCCTTCACCAGCGACTGGCTCGCGGACGGCGGCCGGGCGTACGTGGAGAAGCACGAGCTCGACCCCTTCGACGCGATCCGGCTGATCAAGGGCGCGGGCGGGGTCGCCGTCTTCGCGCACCCGCTGGCCGTCAAGCGCGGGCAGTGCGTGCCCGAGAGCGCGATAGCCGAACTGGCCGCCGCGGGCCTCGACGGCATCGAGATCGATCACATGGAGCACGACGAGGCCACCCGCGCCCGGCTGCGCGGCCTGGCCGCCGACTTCAACCTGCTCGCCACGGGCTCCAGCGACTACCACGGCAGCCGCAAGACCTGTCGACTCGGGGAGTACACGACCGACCCCGAGATCTACGGCGAGATCACACGCCGGGCGACCGGGGCGTTCCCGGTCCCGGGCACGGGCGGCTGA
- a CDS encoding DUF6758 family protein → MRGEPSCPKCGGRVRAPGLFADSWQCGVHGTVHPLQPVVPPSVEALAVVVNRARVPVWMPWPLPIGWLFTGVAAAGDDRSGGRATAVACSGPGPLGGPGELLLIAEELGVGLGARYAGIDGPDPGPSMCVNRPPHVKVLAAGRPTPLWHVEGTPDDRAVFAGEARGLWLWAVVWPEQSGLMLYDELVLTDLRDAGAETDLLPCGALSPRIIG, encoded by the coding sequence ATGAGGGGCGAACCCAGTTGCCCGAAGTGCGGTGGCCGGGTGCGGGCGCCCGGTCTCTTTGCCGACTCCTGGCAGTGCGGCGTGCACGGCACCGTGCACCCTCTGCAGCCGGTGGTGCCGCCGAGCGTCGAAGCACTGGCGGTCGTGGTGAACCGAGCGCGGGTGCCGGTGTGGATGCCGTGGCCACTGCCGATCGGTTGGCTGTTCACCGGTGTGGCCGCCGCGGGTGACGACCGCAGCGGCGGCCGGGCCACCGCCGTGGCCTGCTCCGGCCCCGGCCCGCTGGGCGGTCCGGGGGAGTTGCTGCTGATCGCCGAGGAGCTCGGCGTGGGGCTCGGCGCGCGCTATGCGGGAATCGACGGCCCGGACCCTGGCCCGTCCATGTGTGTGAACCGGCCGCCGCACGTCAAGGTGCTCGCCGCCGGGCGGCCGACCCCGCTGTGGCATGTCGAGGGCACGCCGGACGACCGCGCGGTGTTCGCGGGCGAGGCGCGCGGACTGTGGTTGTGGGCGGTCGTGTGGCCCGAGCAGTCCGGGCTGATGCTCTATGACGAACTGGTCCTCACCGACCTGCGGGACGCCGGGGCGGAGACGGATCTGCTGCCGTGCGGGGCGCTGTCGCCCCGGATCATCGGCTAG
- a CDS encoding suppressor of fused domain protein, whose translation MSDVLQLVEARLLSALGEPDARAAVTFLGTDRIEVLRFSGGSGDGPADVTGGEDIVRYATLGMSDRPMTDPTAVVADPLRGPRAELVLSVRVGRVPGADLDKVLRPLAVFAASPQVEGLVVAPGNSLDLGEPLWPGAPFSSVLVAEPGGLVPDLELDAPREPVRFLPLLPMTPNEAAWKRVHGAAALRERWLRHGTDLRDPLREGVRLSD comes from the coding sequence ATGTCTGACGTTCTTCAGCTGGTCGAGGCCCGGTTGCTTTCCGCGCTGGGTGAACCGGACGCCCGCGCGGCGGTGACCTTCCTGGGCACGGACCGCATCGAGGTGCTCCGCTTCAGCGGTGGCTCGGGCGACGGGCCGGCGGATGTGACCGGTGGGGAGGACATCGTCCGCTACGCCACGCTCGGGATGTCGGACCGCCCGATGACCGACCCCACCGCCGTCGTCGCCGACCCGCTGCGCGGCCCGCGCGCGGAGCTGGTGCTGTCGGTGCGCGTCGGCCGGGTGCCCGGCGCGGACCTGGACAAGGTGCTCCGCCCGCTGGCCGTGTTCGCCGCCTCGCCCCAGGTCGAGGGCCTGGTCGTGGCCCCCGGCAACTCCCTGGACCTCGGCGAGCCGCTGTGGCCGGGAGCGCCCTTCAGCTCGGTGCTGGTCGCGGAACCCGGCGGTCTGGTACCCGACCTGGAGCTCGACGCGCCCCGCGAGCCCGTGCGCTTCCTCCCGCTGCTGCCCATGACGCCCAACGAGGCCGCCTGGAAGCGGGTGCACGGCGCCGCGGCCCTGCGGGAGCGCTGGCTGCGCCACGGCACCGATCTGCGGGACCCGCTGCGCGAGGGCGTGCGGCTGAGCGACTAG
- a CDS encoding magnesium and cobalt transport protein CorA has translation MSMIRDLRAAVRPALRRGHTPHEYDRYDTTRDPSASSAIVDCAVYREGKRVSDHITPSEAMARVRADGGFAWIGMHEPTEHEFAGIAAEFGLHPLAVEDAVHAHQRPKLERYDDTLFTVFKTIHYVEHAELTATSEVVETGEVMCFTGRDFIVTVRHGGQGSLRALRHRLQDDPELLAKGPSAVLHAIADQVVDGYIAVADAVQDDIDEVEIDVFSSGPSGGAARGGDAGRIYQLKREVLEFKRAVSPLLRPMQLLSERPMRLIDPDIQKYFRDVADHLARVTEQVVSFDDLLNSILQANLAQATVAQNEDMRKITAWAAIIAVPTMICGVYGMNFDHMPETHWRYGYPTVMTAIVAICCVMHRSFKRNGWL, from the coding sequence ATGTCGATGATCCGCGACCTGCGCGCAGCCGTCCGCCCCGCCCTGCGGCGCGGCCACACCCCGCACGAGTACGACCGGTACGACACCACCCGTGACCCCTCGGCATCGAGCGCGATCGTCGACTGCGCCGTCTACCGCGAGGGCAAGCGGGTCAGCGACCACATCACCCCCTCGGAGGCGATGGCGCGGGTGCGCGCCGACGGCGGCTTCGCGTGGATCGGGATGCACGAGCCGACGGAGCATGAATTCGCCGGCATCGCCGCGGAGTTCGGGCTGCACCCGCTCGCCGTGGAGGACGCGGTGCACGCGCACCAGCGCCCCAAGCTGGAGCGGTACGACGACACCCTGTTCACCGTCTTCAAGACGATCCACTACGTGGAGCACGCCGAACTCACCGCCACCAGCGAGGTGGTGGAGACCGGCGAGGTGATGTGCTTCACCGGCAGGGACTTCATCGTGACCGTCCGGCACGGCGGCCAGGGCTCGTTGCGCGCGCTGCGGCACCGGCTCCAGGACGACCCGGAGCTGCTCGCCAAGGGCCCCTCGGCGGTGCTGCACGCCATCGCCGACCAGGTGGTGGACGGCTACATCGCGGTCGCGGACGCGGTGCAGGACGACATCGACGAGGTGGAGATCGACGTCTTCAGCTCCGGGCCCAGCGGCGGTGCCGCACGCGGCGGCGACGCCGGCCGGATCTACCAGCTCAAGCGGGAGGTACTGGAGTTCAAGCGCGCCGTCTCCCCGCTGCTGCGGCCGATGCAGCTGCTGAGCGAGCGCCCGATGCGGCTGATCGACCCGGACATCCAGAAGTACTTCCGCGACGTCGCCGACCACCTGGCGCGCGTCACCGAGCAGGTCGTCTCCTTCGACGACCTCCTCAACTCCATCCTCCAGGCCAACCTGGCCCAGGCGACGGTCGCCCAGAACGAGGACATGCGCAAGATCACCGCCTGGGCGGCGATCATCGCCGTCCCCACCATGATCTGCGGTGTCTACGGCATGAACTTCGACCACATGCCGGAGACCCACTGGCGGTACGGCTATCCGACGGTGATGACCGCCATCGTCGCCATCTGCTGTGTCATGCACCGCAGTTTCAAGCGCAACGGCTGGCTGTAG
- a CDS encoding DMT family transporter — MYTARTRAASAPATATAPSAPSAGAVRLDIALLAVAIAGVSLSAPLIAGTVAPALAVAFWRNAMAVGALSPLVLLRRRHRVELRTLGRRALLLSVASGALLALHFGLWLPSLRMTSVASSTALATTTPIWTALILRLRGHRPSALAWAGMVLAFLGVVILTGVDLSLSPRALAGDALALAGGMAAAGYVLLGSEVRRTASTTAYTYVCYTTTAVLLLVTCLVTGASLGGYSGETWLKLALLTLTAQLLGHTLINRVVKGLGPSVTSTAILLETPGAALIAAVWLGQTPPAAAYPALVVILAGLALVIAAGRKESS, encoded by the coding sequence GTGTATACCGCCCGTACCCGTGCCGCGTCAGCTCCCGCCACAGCCACCGCTCCCTCGGCTCCGTCCGCGGGGGCCGTGCGGCTGGACATCGCGCTGCTGGCCGTCGCGATCGCCGGAGTCTCGCTGTCGGCGCCGCTGATCGCGGGCACGGTGGCCCCGGCGCTGGCGGTGGCGTTCTGGCGGAACGCGATGGCGGTCGGGGCCTTGAGCCCGCTGGTGCTGTTGCGCCGCCGGCACCGGGTGGAGCTGCGGACGCTTGGGCGCCGGGCGCTGCTGCTGTCGGTCGCCTCCGGTGCGCTGCTGGCGCTGCACTTCGGGCTGTGGCTGCCGAGCCTGCGCATGACCTCGGTGGCCTCGTCCACCGCGCTGGCCACCACCACCCCGATCTGGACGGCCCTGATACTGCGGCTGCGCGGTCACCGCCCGTCCGCGCTGGCCTGGGCGGGCATGGTGCTGGCCTTCCTCGGCGTGGTCATCCTGACCGGAGTGGACCTGTCGCTGTCGCCCCGGGCGCTCGCCGGCGACGCGCTGGCGCTGGCGGGTGGCATGGCGGCTGCCGGCTATGTGCTGTTGGGCTCCGAGGTGCGGCGTACGGCGAGCACCACGGCTTACACGTACGTCTGTTACACCACGACCGCGGTCCTGCTGTTGGTCACCTGCCTGGTGACCGGCGCCTCGCTGGGCGGCTACAGCGGCGAGACCTGGCTGAAGTTGGCGCTGTTGACGCTCACCGCGCAGCTGCTCGGCCACACGTTGATCAATCGGGTGGTCAAGGGCCTGGGACCGTCGGTGACCTCGACCGCGATCCTCCTGGAGACCCCGGGCGCGGCCCTCATCGCGGCGGTGTGGCTGGGACAGACCCCGCCGGCGGCCGCCTACCCGGCGCTGGTGGTGATCCTGGCCGGACTGGCCCTGGTCATCGCGGCGGGCCGCAAGGAGAGCTCCTGA